In Papaver somniferum cultivar HN1 chromosome 1, ASM357369v1, whole genome shotgun sequence, a genomic segment contains:
- the LOC113293290 gene encoding metal transporter Nramp3-like, translated as MAPPREVSREDEEDSLLLREEPIPEPEDEKQERAYETSEKVVIAIEDRESLEFEDYSVTPPFSWKKLWLFTGPGFLMSIGFLDPGNLEGDLQAGAIAGYTLLWLLLWATVMGLLIQLLSARLGVATGKHLAEHCREEYPRWASFLLWGMAELALIGADIQEVIGSAIAIKILSNGYLPLWAGVLITAIDCFIFLFLENYGVRKLEAVFAVLIGTMAISFAWMFGETKPSGKELLIGILIPKLSSKTIRQAVGVVGCVIMPHNVFLHSALVQSRKIDTTKKGRVQEAMNYYTIESTIALMVSFIINLFVTTVFAKGIYGTDKANSIGLINAGQYMEEKYGGGLLPILYIWAIGLLAAGQSSTMTGTYAGQFIMGGFLNLRLKKWLRALITRSCAIVPTIVVALIFNRSEDSLDVLNEWLNVLQSVQIPFAVIPLLYLVSKEQIMGTFKIGPKTKMAAWIVAALVMVINAYLLLDFFRAEVTGLLVGLIVFVITAAYASFIIYLVARVDTVSTLLNSIWPKGSVVTGN; from the exons ATGGCTCCTCCTAGAGAAGTGAGTAGAGAAGATGAGGAAGATAGTTTGTTATTAAGGGAGGAGCCAATACCAGAACCAGAGGATGAAAAACAAGAGAGAGCATACGAAACAAGTGAGAAAGTTGTTATTGCAATTGAAGATAGAGAATCATTAGAATTCGAAGATTATTCTGTGACACCACCATTTTCATGGAAGAAATTATGGTTATTCACGGGACCTGGGTTTTTAATGAGTATTGGGTTTTTGGATCCAGGGAATTTAGAAGGAGATCTACAGGCTGGAGCTATTGCTGGTTATACATTACTGTGGTTATTGTTGTGGGCTACAGTTATGGGGTTATTGATACAGTTATTATCAGCAAGACTTGGTGTTGCAACAGGGAAACATTTAGCAGAACATTGTAGAGAAGAATATCCTAGATGGGCAAGTTTTTTGTTATGGGGAATGGCTGAATTGGCGCTAATTGGGGCTGATATTCAAGAGGTTATTGGTAGTGCTATTGCTATTAAGATTTTGAGTAATGGATATTTGCCTCTCTGGGCTGGTGTTCTCATCACTGCAATTGATTG tttcatcttcttgtttcttgAGAACTATGGAGTGAGGAAATTAGAAGCTGTTTTTGCTGTACTTATTGGAACTATGGCAATTTCATTTGCATGGATGTTTGGTGAAACAAAGCCTAGTGGAAAAGAACTTCTGATAG GTATTTTGATTCCAAAACTTAGCTCTAAAACTATACGGCAAGCGGTGGGTGTTGTGGGCTGTGTAATCATGCCTCATAATGTCTTCTTGCATTCAGCACTTGTTCAGTCAAGGAAAATCGATACTACAAAGAAAGGACGGGTTCAAGAAGCTATGAATTATTATACAATTGAGTCAACTATTGCTCTCATGGTTTCTTTCATTATCAATTTGTTTGTGACAACTGTGTTTGCAAAGGGGATTTACGGTACAGATAAAGCCAACAGCATTGGCCTGATAAATGCCGGGCAATATATGGAGGAGAAGTATGGAGGAGGACTTCTTCCAATTCTTTACATCTGGGCTATAGGTTTATTAGCTGCAGGGCAGAGTAGTACCATGACTGGAACCTATGCGGGGCAGTTTATTATGGGAGGTTTTCTCAATCTCCGTCTAAAGAAATGGTTGAGGGCATTGATTACAAGAAGTTGTGCAATCGTCCCAACGATAGTTGTTGCTCTTATTTTCAACCGCTCCGAAGATTCTCTGGATGTTCTGAATGAGtggcttaatgttcttcagtctGTTCAAATTCCATTTGCAGTTATTCCACTTCTATACTTGGTTTCAAAGGAGCAAATTATGGGCACCTTTAAAATTGGCCCCAAAACCAAG ATGGCAGCATGGATTGTGGCTGCTCTTGTGATGGTGATAAATGCTTACCTTTTGCTGGATTTTTTCCGTGCTGAAGTGACTGGTCTGTTAGTTGGTTTAATAGTATTTGTTATTACAGCAGCATACGCGTCATTTATTATTTATCTTGTTGCAAGAGTTGATACTGTGTCCACATTGCTGAACTCGATTTGGCCTAAAGGATCTGTTGTCACTGGAAACTGA
- the LOC113347047 gene encoding F-box/kelch-repeat protein At3g06240-like — MDGAFLIYNPITGETSAWVEINRKPGKRNHLAFGFDPQSDEHKVIWISGSVEYHFRESILERPKDQVVEVFTVGKNTWRRIDATPPISITYEDSFYVDGCLYWRFRETEHGELEQIMRFDIVTEKFRVIPIPGFVIHTKEYKWSQTVDLTEIDGRIAVLTQTSLWTFHEEVDGDIRWTEEKINIPCDWNGKPELSIEALTGTNLILLRTEWSDSIFYFNRNTKESIRFPISPDCSSWDWDRIGQV; from the coding sequence ATGGATGGTGCATTTCTCATATATAACCCTATCACTGGAGAAACATCAGCTTGGGTTGAAATCAATAGAAAACCGGGGAAACGTAACCACCTTGCGTTTGGATTCGATCCACAGAGTGATGAACATAAAGTCATCTGGATATCAGGTTCGGTTGAGTACCATTTCCGTGAAAGCATACTAGAAAGACCTAAAGATCAAGTGGTTGAAGTCTTTACTGTTGGGAAAAATACATGGAGAAGAATCGATGCAACTCCACCCATTTCTATAACTTATGAAGATTCTTTTTATGTAGATGGTTGCTTATATTGGCGGTTTCGGGAAACTGAACATGGTGAACTAGAACAAATAATGAGATTTGACATTGTAACTGAAAAGTTCAGAGTTATTCCGATTCCTGGTTTCGTCATTCATACCAAGGAATATAAGTGGTCACAAACAGTTGATCTGACAGAAATTGATGGGCGCATAGCTGTGTTAACTCAAACTTCTCTATGGACATTTCATGAAGAAGTAGATGGCGACATTAGGTGGACTGAAGAGAAAATCAATATACCTTGCGACTGGAATGGGAAACCTGAACTTTCAATTGAAGCTCTTACAGGGACAAATCTAATTCTCCTACGAACAGAATGGTCAGACAGCATTTTTTATTTCAATCGGAACACCAAGGAGTCTATAAGGTTTCCGATCTCGCCTGATTGCTCATCATGGGATTGGGATAGGATAGGACAAGTGTAG